In uncultured Bacteroides sp., the following proteins share a genomic window:
- the tatA gene encoding twin-arginine translocase TatA/TatE family subunit, with the protein MLNSILLFMNLGFPEILVLGLIVVLLFGGKKIPELMKGLGKGVKSFKDGMREAEDEIKKTKEEIEKPSDEEKK; encoded by the coding sequence ATGTTAAATAGTATATTACTTTTTATGAATCTTGGATTCCCTGAAATTCTTGTTTTAGGTTTAATCGTAGTTCTTCTTTTTGGTGGAAAGAAAATCCCTGAACTGATGAAAGGACTTGGTAAAGGAGTGAAAAGCTTTAAAGATGGCATGAGAGAAGCCGAAGATGAGATAAAAAAGACTAAGGAAGAAATTGAGAAGCCCTCGGACGAAGAGAAAAAATAA